Proteins encoded in a region of the Streptomyces sp. NBC_01298 genome:
- a CDS encoding SulP family inorganic anion transporter encodes MSVPRTAGPENRTAAGLVAPWLRRYRARLLRGDTLGALTAWALIVPECVAYAQIAGVPPQNAFYAAPVALLVYALLGRSNFLLIGATSAAAVLSAATVSTVSAAPGDAVGLSAALSVIVGAVLLAAGLARLGFLTAFLAEPALVGFLFGMALTIVVRQAAKLVGVSGGDGDFFERLWTVLSGAPHWSLVTLAVGAGALAVLFLLERFFPRLPASLIVLVAALLLSAALDLEGHGVDTVGHIPSAIPVPHLPGIPAADWIALFGGALGVALVVFAEAFSIANRFAREHGQEVDADREMAAIGFANIAVGFFRGFVVSGSASRSAAAAGAGGRTPMVSLIAAGLILLTGAFLTPLFTDLPEPVLGAIVIFAVRGFLRVGELRRYFRLDRRSLLVALTSLFGVLLFDLLPGLLLAVALSLVLFIGAAGRRNVALLGRLPGTRLYGDTAGHQDAATDPAVLVLRPDGSLFFGNVDRVRLAVLEQTRGAPVAPRAVVLDLTACYQLGVPVLDTLEELREELDRRGVALHLARLRSPAAAELSRHPLGDHLAAHGIHRTVDEAVSAAGSRLPELPPDAAH; translated from the coding sequence GTGAGCGTTCCGCGGACGGCAGGACCCGAGAACAGGACCGCGGCGGGCCTCGTGGCCCCCTGGCTGCGCCGCTACCGCGCCAGGCTGCTGCGGGGCGACACGCTGGGGGCCCTCACCGCGTGGGCGCTGATCGTGCCCGAGTGCGTGGCCTACGCGCAGATCGCCGGGGTTCCCCCGCAGAACGCCTTCTACGCGGCCCCGGTGGCCCTGCTCGTATACGCCCTGCTGGGCCGCTCCAACTTTCTCCTCATCGGGGCCACTTCGGCCGCGGCCGTGCTGTCGGCCGCCACCGTCTCGACCGTCAGCGCAGCCCCCGGGGACGCCGTGGGGCTGTCGGCCGCCCTGTCGGTGATCGTGGGCGCGGTGCTGCTGGCGGCAGGGCTGGCCCGGCTCGGGTTCCTCACCGCATTCCTCGCCGAACCGGCCCTGGTGGGCTTCCTGTTCGGGATGGCGCTGACCATCGTCGTCCGGCAGGCCGCCAAGCTCGTCGGCGTGTCCGGCGGTGACGGCGACTTCTTCGAGCGGCTGTGGACCGTCCTGTCCGGAGCCCCGCACTGGTCCCTGGTCACGCTGGCCGTCGGGGCGGGCGCGCTCGCCGTGCTGTTCCTGCTGGAGCGCTTCTTCCCGCGCCTGCCCGCCTCCCTGATCGTCCTGGTGGCAGCCCTCCTCCTGTCGGCGGCCCTCGACCTCGAAGGCCACGGCGTCGACACCGTCGGCCACATCCCCTCGGCCATCCCGGTCCCCCACCTGCCGGGGATCCCGGCCGCCGACTGGATCGCACTGTTCGGCGGCGCCCTGGGCGTGGCCCTGGTCGTCTTCGCCGAGGCCTTCAGCATCGCCAACCGCTTCGCCCGGGAACACGGCCAGGAGGTGGACGCCGACCGGGAGATGGCCGCCATCGGCTTCGCCAACATCGCCGTCGGGTTCTTCCGCGGCTTCGTCGTCTCCGGCAGCGCCTCGCGCAGCGCGGCCGCGGCCGGAGCGGGCGGCCGGACCCCGATGGTCTCGCTGATCGCGGCGGGGCTGATCCTGCTGACCGGCGCCTTCCTCACCCCGCTGTTCACGGACCTGCCCGAGCCGGTCCTCGGGGCCATCGTCATCTTCGCCGTACGCGGCTTCCTGCGGGTCGGGGAGCTGCGCCGCTACTTCCGCCTGGACCGGCGCAGCCTTCTGGTCGCGCTCACCTCCCTGTTCGGCGTGCTCCTCTTCGACCTGCTGCCCGGGCTGCTGCTCGCCGTCGCGCTCTCCCTCGTGCTGTTCATCGGCGCGGCCGGCCGGCGCAACGTCGCCCTCCTCGGCCGACTGCCCGGGACCCGGCTGTACGGCGACACCGCCGGACACCAGGACGCCGCCACCGACCCCGCCGTACTCGTCCTGCGCCCCGACGGCAGCCTCTTCTTCGGCAACGTGGACCGGGTGCGGCTGGCCGTACTGGAGCAGACGCGCGGCGCCCCGGTGGCGCCCCGGGCCGTGGTCCTGGACCTCACCGCCTGCTACCAGCTCGGCGTTCCCGTCCTGGACACCCTGGAGGAACTCCGCGAGGAACTCGACCGGCGGGGCGTCGCCCTGCACCTGGCCCGGCTGCGCTCACCGGCCGCCGCCGAACTCTCCCGCCATCCGCTGGGCGATCACCTGGCCGCGCACGGGATACACCGCACCGTGGACGAGGCGGTATCGGCCGCCGGGAGCCGGCTGCCCGAACTCCCCCCGGATGCAGCTCATTAG
- a CDS encoding DUF1269 domain-containing protein — protein MASTTLTVWKFPTPEGAKQAESALLALQKEQLIQVHDAAVVTWHEEAKKPKTQQLNSLTGAGALSGTFWGMLFGLLFFVPLLGAAVGAAAGAIGGSLSDVGIDDQFIDEVKSEVKPGTSALFLLSSDAVVERVRGAFPGGQAQLIRSNLSGTQEQQLREVFAA, from the coding sequence GTGGCATCCACGACTCTCACCGTCTGGAAGTTCCCCACTCCCGAGGGAGCGAAGCAGGCGGAGTCCGCCCTGCTCGCCCTGCAGAAGGAACAGCTCATACAGGTGCACGACGCGGCCGTCGTCACCTGGCACGAAGAGGCCAAGAAGCCGAAGACCCAGCAGCTGAACAGCCTCACGGGAGCGGGCGCGCTCTCCGGCACCTTCTGGGGCATGCTCTTCGGGCTCCTGTTCTTCGTGCCGCTGCTGGGCGCCGCCGTGGGCGCGGCGGCCGGGGCCATCGGCGGATCCCTCTCCGACGTGGGCATCGACGACCAGTTCATCGACGAGGTGAAGTCCGAGGTGAAGCCCGGAACCTCCGCGCTGTTCCTGCTCTCCTCCGACGCCGTGGTCGAGCGGGTCCGCGGCGCCTTCCCGGGCGGACAGGCCCAGCTGATCCGCTCCAACCTCTCCGGCACGCAGGAGCAGCAGCTCCGCGAGGTCTTCGCGGCCTGA
- the metE gene encoding 5-methyltetrahydropteroyltriglutamate--homocysteine S-methyltransferase, whose amino-acid sequence MTNESAAESAAEPVRATVYGYPRQGRNRELKKAIEGYWKGRVTAEVLRETARDLRRANWAQLAEAGITEVPTGDFSYYDHVLDTTVMVGAIPDRHRAAVAADALDGYFAMARGTQDVAPLEMTKWFDTNYHYLVPELGPDTVFTAEPARQVAELKEALALGHTARPVLVGPVTYLLLAKPAPGVAPGFDPLALLDRLLPVYARVLAELRAAGAAWVQLDEPALVQDRTPAELNAAARAYRELGGLTERPKLLVASYFDRLGEALPVLAKAPVEGLALDFTDRAAANLEDLAAVGGIPGKRLVAGVVGGRNIWINDYQESLTTLGTLLGLADRVDVAASCSLLHVPLDSDAERDIDPQIHRWLAFARQKTTEISTLARGLARGTEAIAAELAANRADLASRAASRITHDPAVRARTAAITEADGRRAQSYTERAAAQRAHLGLPLLPTTTIGSFPQTTELRTARADLRAGRIGTAAYEDRIRAEIREVVSFQEKTGLDVLVHGEPERGDMVQYFAEQLTGYLATQHGWVQSYGTRYVRPPVLAGDVSRPDPMTVRWTTYAQRQTAKPVKGMLTGPVTMLAWSFVRDDQPLRETARQVGLALRDEVEDLEAAGTSIIQVDEPALRETLPLRAADHAEYLAWATESFRLTTSGVRPDTQIHTHMCYAEFGDIVGAIESLDADVISLEAARSHMRVADELAGAGYPREVGPGVWDIHSPRIPSASEAAALLRKGLGAIPAERLWANPDCGLKTRGWPETRASLENLVEAARRVRSENPPRA is encoded by the coding sequence GTGACCAACGAGTCCGCAGCCGAGTCCGCAGCCGAGCCCGTACGGGCCACCGTGTACGGCTACCCCCGCCAGGGACGGAACCGGGAACTGAAGAAGGCGATCGAGGGCTACTGGAAGGGCCGCGTCACCGCCGAAGTCCTCCGGGAGACCGCCCGCGACCTGCGCCGGGCCAACTGGGCCCAGCTCGCCGAGGCCGGCATCACCGAGGTTCCGACCGGCGACTTCTCGTACTACGACCACGTCCTGGACACCACGGTCATGGTCGGCGCGATCCCCGACCGCCACCGGGCCGCCGTCGCGGCGGACGCCCTGGACGGCTACTTCGCGATGGCCCGCGGCACGCAGGACGTGGCACCGCTCGAGATGACCAAGTGGTTCGACACCAACTACCACTACCTGGTCCCCGAACTCGGGCCCGACACCGTGTTCACCGCCGAACCGGCCCGACAGGTGGCGGAGTTGAAGGAGGCCCTGGCCCTCGGCCACACCGCCCGCCCGGTCCTGGTCGGACCGGTGACCTACCTCCTCCTCGCCAAGCCCGCACCCGGAGTGGCTCCCGGCTTCGACCCGCTCGCCCTGCTCGACCGGCTGCTGCCCGTCTACGCGCGCGTCCTCGCGGAACTGCGCGCCGCGGGCGCCGCATGGGTCCAGCTCGACGAGCCAGCCCTGGTCCAGGACCGCACCCCGGCCGAACTGAACGCGGCGGCCCGCGCCTACCGCGAGCTCGGCGGCCTCACCGAGCGCCCCAAGCTGCTCGTCGCCTCCTACTTCGACCGGCTCGGCGAAGCCCTGCCCGTCCTGGCGAAGGCGCCCGTGGAGGGCCTCGCCCTCGACTTCACCGACCGGGCCGCCGCCAACCTCGAGGACCTCGCCGCGGTCGGCGGCATCCCCGGCAAGCGACTGGTCGCGGGCGTGGTCGGAGGCCGCAACATCTGGATCAACGACTACCAGGAGTCGCTGACCACCCTCGGAACCCTGCTCGGCCTCGCCGACCGGGTCGACGTGGCCGCCTCCTGCTCCCTGCTGCACGTCCCGCTCGACTCCGACGCCGAGCGCGACATCGATCCGCAGATCCACCGCTGGCTCGCCTTCGCCCGCCAGAAGACCACCGAGATCAGCACCCTGGCCCGGGGCCTCGCCCGCGGCACCGAGGCGATCGCGGCCGAACTCGCCGCCAACCGGGCCGACCTGGCCTCCCGCGCCGCCTCCCGGATCACCCACGACCCGGCGGTCCGCGCCCGCACCGCGGCGATCACCGAAGCCGACGGCCGCCGCGCCCAGTCCTACACCGAACGGGCCGCCGCGCAGCGCGCCCACCTGGGCCTGCCGCTGCTCCCCACCACGACCATCGGCTCCTTCCCGCAGACCACCGAACTGCGCACCGCCCGCGCCGACCTGCGCGCCGGACGCATCGGCACCGCGGCCTACGAGGACCGCATCCGGGCCGAGATCCGCGAGGTCGTCTCCTTCCAGGAGAAGACGGGCCTCGACGTGCTCGTGCACGGGGAGCCCGAACGGGGCGACATGGTCCAGTACTTCGCCGAGCAGCTGACCGGCTACCTCGCGACCCAGCACGGCTGGGTCCAGTCGTACGGCACCCGCTACGTCCGCCCGCCCGTCCTCGCCGGGGACGTCTCCCGCCCCGACCCGATGACCGTCCGCTGGACCACGTACGCCCAGCGGCAGACGGCCAAGCCCGTCAAGGGCATGCTCACCGGTCCCGTGACCATGCTCGCCTGGTCCTTCGTACGCGACGACCAGCCCCTCCGCGAGACCGCGCGCCAGGTCGGACTCGCCCTGCGCGACGAGGTCGAGGACCTCGAAGCGGCCGGCACGTCCATCATCCAGGTCGACGAGCCCGCCCTGCGCGAAACCCTGCCGCTGCGCGCCGCCGACCACGCCGAGTACCTGGCGTGGGCCACGGAATCCTTCCGCCTCACCACCAGCGGCGTCCGGCCGGACACCCAGATCCACACGCACATGTGCTACGCGGAGTTCGGGGACATCGTCGGGGCCATCGAGAGCCTGGATGCCGACGTCATCAGCCTGGAGGCGGCCCGCTCGCACATGCGGGTCGCCGACGAGCTCGCCGGCGCGGGCTACCCGCGCGAGGTCGGCCCCGGGGTCTGGGACATCCACTCCCCGCGCATCCCCTCGGCCTCGGAAGCGGCTGCCCTGCTGCGCAAGGGACTTGGGGCGATCCCCGCCGAACGGCTCTGGGCCAACCCCGACTGCGGCCTGAAGACCCGCGGCTGGCCGGAGACGAGGGCCTCCCTGGAGAACCTCGTCGAGGCGGCCCGCCGGGTGCGCTCGGAGAACCCGCCCAGGGCCTGA
- a CDS encoding nucleobase:cation symporter-2 family protein has translation MSSTAAPSPTPAPAPDPDAAPAAKHPVDQTLPFGKLLGAGLQHVAAMYAGVVAPPLVVGIGVGLSQGEIAFLMSASLFAAGIATLLQTLGFWNIGARLPFVNGVSFAGVAPMLAIAKAEGPEDALPVIYGAVIVAGVFGFLLAPWFCKLIRFFPPVVTGTVITLIGLSLLPVAFNWAQGGNPQAPDYGDVEHIALAAVTLLITVVLRRVLRGFLKQISILLGLVAGTLIALPLGLADFSAVADADVIGFPTPFHFGAPQFAVAAIVSMMIVMVVSMTESTADVIALGQIVDKPADEKTLAAALRADGLGTALSPLFNGFAASAFAQNVGLVAITKVRSRYVVAASGGILILLGLCPFLASVVSLVPQPVLGGVGLALFGTVAASGIQTLAQAGLERGDNVLIVAISLGVGVIPMASESFYHGFPESMRIILDSGISTGCVAAVLLNLAFNHIGRTDGDDAPEREPASAGSVH, from the coding sequence ATGTCGTCCACCGCCGCCCCCAGCCCCACCCCGGCACCCGCCCCGGACCCGGACGCGGCGCCCGCCGCGAAGCATCCCGTCGACCAGACCCTGCCCTTCGGGAAGCTCCTCGGCGCCGGCCTCCAGCACGTGGCGGCCATGTACGCCGGAGTCGTCGCCCCGCCCCTGGTCGTCGGCATCGGTGTGGGGCTGAGCCAGGGCGAGATCGCGTTCCTGATGAGCGCCAGCCTCTTCGCCGCCGGCATCGCCACCCTGCTGCAGACGCTCGGCTTCTGGAACATCGGCGCGCGCCTCCCCTTCGTCAACGGCGTCTCCTTCGCCGGCGTGGCCCCGATGCTCGCCATCGCCAAGGCCGAGGGACCCGAGGACGCGCTGCCCGTGATCTACGGCGCCGTGATCGTGGCCGGGGTGTTCGGCTTCCTGCTCGCCCCCTGGTTCTGCAAACTCATCCGGTTCTTCCCGCCCGTCGTCACCGGCACCGTGATCACGCTGATCGGCCTGTCCCTCCTGCCCGTCGCCTTCAACTGGGCCCAGGGCGGCAACCCGCAGGCCCCGGACTACGGAGACGTCGAGCACATCGCCCTCGCCGCGGTGACCCTGCTGATCACCGTGGTGCTCCGCAGGGTCCTGCGCGGATTCCTCAAGCAGATATCCATCCTGCTCGGCCTCGTCGCCGGCACCCTGATCGCCCTGCCCCTGGGCCTCGCCGACTTCAGCGCCGTGGCCGACGCCGACGTGATCGGCTTCCCCACGCCCTTCCACTTCGGCGCCCCGCAGTTCGCCGTCGCCGCGATCGTCTCCATGATGATCGTGATGGTCGTCTCCATGACCGAGAGCACCGCCGACGTCATCGCCCTCGGTCAGATCGTCGACAAGCCCGCGGACGAGAAGACCCTCGCCGCGGCGCTGCGCGCGGACGGCCTGGGCACCGCGCTGAGCCCCCTCTTCAACGGCTTCGCCGCCAGCGCCTTCGCGCAGAACGTCGGCCTGGTCGCCATCACCAAGGTCCGCAGCCGCTACGTCGTGGCCGCGAGCGGCGGCATCCTCATCCTGCTGGGCCTGTGCCCGTTCCTCGCTTCGGTCGTCTCCCTGGTGCCGCAGCCCGTTCTCGGCGGCGTCGGCCTCGCCCTGTTCGGCACCGTGGCCGCCAGCGGCATCCAGACCCTCGCCCAGGCCGGGCTCGAGCGCGGTGACAACGTCCTCATCGTGGCCATCAGCCTCGGCGTCGGCGTGATCCCCATGGCCAGCGAGAGCTTCTACCACGGCTTCCCGGAGAGCATGCGCATCATCCTCGACTCCGGAATCAGCACCGGCTGCGTCGCCGCGGTGCTGCTCAACCTCGCCTTCAACCACATCGGCCGCACCGATGGGGACGACGCCCCGGAAAGGGAGCCCGCTTCCGCCGGGTCCGTGCACTGA
- a CDS encoding helix-turn-helix domain-containing protein, with protein sequence MPSQDDLHSPSAGEMSPYPPLDPRRAVGVRERLGLTPGQVAWAVSAFQGHPFHPDTLLAWEQGTEVPTGHQIKALAAALWCSPGELLGEPATLLQCRTLLGLTVEQAAVGVGMTRDRYAEAERRNRWRGSGRQTQALFEVLRPPPACFVTACGRTGQLRVLLREAVTGWWPNYVGPVAKIAPVEPAEIHRALEQLHREYQRIDNHGRTGSAAETVEREALAFLDRIDEQLWQRLRVPAA encoded by the coding sequence ATGCCCTCCCAAGACGATCTCCACAGCCCCTCCGCGGGCGAAATGTCCCCCTACCCCCCGCTGGACCCGCGCCGCGCCGTCGGCGTGCGCGAGCGGCTCGGACTCACGCCCGGCCAGGTCGCCTGGGCCGTATCGGCCTTCCAAGGACACCCGTTCCACCCCGACACGCTGCTGGCCTGGGAACAGGGCACGGAGGTACCGACGGGCCATCAGATCAAGGCGCTGGCGGCCGCGTTGTGGTGCTCACCGGGCGAACTGCTCGGCGAACCGGCCACGCTCCTGCAGTGCCGGACGCTGCTCGGGCTGACGGTGGAGCAGGCGGCCGTGGGGGTCGGCATGACGCGCGACCGGTACGCCGAAGCGGAACGGCGCAATCGCTGGCGCGGGTCGGGACGGCAGACCCAGGCGCTGTTCGAGGTGCTCCGGCCGCCGCCCGCCTGCTTCGTCACGGCGTGCGGCAGGACGGGGCAGTTGCGCGTACTGCTGCGCGAGGCGGTCACCGGGTGGTGGCCGAACTACGTGGGCCCCGTCGCGAAGATCGCACCCGTGGAACCGGCGGAGATCCACCGCGCCCTGGAGCAGCTCCACCGGGAGTACCAGCGGATCGACAACCACGGCAGGACCGGCTCCGCCGCCGAAACCGTCGAGCGCGAGGCCCTGGCCTTCCTCGACCGGATCGACGAACAGCTGTGGCAGCGACTGCGGGTGCCGGCGGCCTGA
- a CDS encoding nucleobase:cation symporter-2 family protein, translated as MRSRTPFPPERSTPPDPLHPYGRTAPPAPPGPSSPSSPSAPAHPADEVLPMRRMVPAALQHVASMYAGLAAPPLIIGGALGLTAAQLTALLAASLVVAGLTTVAQTFRFWGVGAGLPVTNGVSFAVVSPLLAASVSRGQDALALVFGATLVAGTVCFLLAPAFCRLLRFFPPVVSGSVITLVGLSLLPVAGEWARGGDPESSGYGSPSNLALAAGTLAFTLLLHRLLSGRFLQRVAILLGLVAGTAAAAAMGKVDFQPLSQAPLFAFPEPFAFGAPQFEVPVIATMLVIMLVSMTESTAALIAVGSVVDRPVDARVIAGSLRAQGLGTALGGALGAFVSTAYAQNVGLVAISRIRSRYAVTLCGAILVLMGLVPVLGSLVALVPLPVLGGAAVVFFGSITVAGIRTLTKASLATGHNGIIVSVALAFGLFPVASADFYERLPAPVAMVLGSGITAGCLVAVLLNLLLNHFGRGSEANESHVPTAQVDAFDGMGGSRAAGGGAVRFR; from the coding sequence TTGCGCTCCCGTACGCCCTTCCCGCCCGAACGCTCCACCCCGCCCGACCCGCTCCACCCGTACGGACGGACCGCCCCGCCCGCCCCGCCCGGGCCGTCCTCTCCGTCCTCCCCGTCCGCCCCCGCCCATCCCGCCGACGAAGTGCTGCCCATGCGGCGTATGGTCCCCGCTGCCCTGCAGCACGTGGCCAGCATGTACGCGGGCCTCGCGGCGCCTCCGCTGATCATCGGCGGCGCCCTGGGGCTGACCGCCGCCCAGCTCACCGCCCTCCTCGCCGCGAGCCTGGTGGTCGCGGGCCTGACCACCGTCGCCCAGACGTTCCGCTTCTGGGGCGTGGGGGCCGGACTGCCCGTCACCAACGGCGTCTCCTTCGCCGTGGTGTCACCGCTCCTGGCCGCCTCCGTCTCACGGGGGCAGGACGCCCTGGCCCTGGTGTTCGGCGCCACCCTCGTCGCCGGGACCGTCTGCTTCCTCCTCGCGCCGGCCTTCTGCCGGCTCCTGCGCTTCTTCCCGCCCGTCGTGAGCGGCTCCGTCATCACGCTGGTCGGCCTCTCGCTGCTGCCGGTGGCCGGGGAATGGGCCCGGGGCGGCGACCCGGAGTCCTCCGGCTACGGCTCGCCGTCCAACCTCGCGCTGGCCGCCGGAACCCTCGCCTTCACGCTCCTGCTCCACCGGCTGCTCAGCGGACGCTTCCTGCAGCGGGTGGCCATCCTGCTCGGACTCGTCGCCGGCACGGCCGCCGCGGCGGCGATGGGCAAGGTCGATTTCCAACCGCTGTCCCAGGCGCCGCTGTTCGCGTTCCCGGAACCCTTCGCCTTCGGCGCACCGCAGTTCGAGGTGCCGGTCATCGCCACCATGCTCGTCATCATGCTGGTCTCCATGACGGAGTCCACCGCCGCCCTGATCGCGGTGGGATCGGTCGTCGACCGCCCGGTCGACGCCCGCGTCATCGCGGGCAGCCTGCGCGCCCAGGGGCTGGGCACCGCACTCGGCGGCGCCCTGGGAGCCTTCGTGAGCACCGCCTACGCGCAGAACGTGGGCCTGGTCGCGATCAGTCGCATCCGCAGCCGGTACGCGGTCACCCTGTGCGGAGCCATCCTGGTCCTCATGGGCCTGGTGCCGGTCCTGGGCTCGCTCGTCGCGCTCGTGCCGCTGCCCGTACTCGGCGGGGCGGCGGTCGTCTTCTTCGGCTCGATCACCGTCGCCGGGATCCGGACCCTGACCAAGGCCTCCCTGGCCACCGGGCACAACGGCATCATCGTGTCCGTCGCCCTCGCCTTCGGCCTCTTCCCCGTCGCGTCGGCCGACTTCTACGAACGGCTCCCCGCGCCCGTCGCCATGGTGCTCGGGTCGGGCATCACGGCGGGCTGCCTCGTCGCCGTCCTCCTCAACCTGCTCCTGAACCACTTCGGACGGGGCAGCGAGGCCAACGAGAGCCACGTGCCCACCGCCCAGGTCGATGCCTTCGACGGGATGGGCGGCTCACGCGCGGCCGGGGGAGGGGCTGTTCGGTTCCGCTGA
- a CDS encoding DUF2254 family protein, which translates to MSGSADDPARLRTRERRHGRRAIFRPPPRAMRRDLAQLVCAVGGLALGVALPRFSLGPEVDAGPVVTLLFTLGFGVISLVSIIYSMLFLVIQFSASTFTPRLGLFRDDPIVWRTFAFTVGVFVFSITSGLAIGARRTAVSTLVPGTAMVLTLIALTLMRTLQTRAFHSIQLGHSLTAIATRAHRLFDELYVRPYDPEAATAAATAAPEPPPGAGTTAVRWSGPAVVVQRMDVRALVGLAERHDCSLAFLVAPGATVSRGVTLAEVTGGELSEAALRDALETGVERTFDQDPDLPFRLLADIALRALSPAINDPATAADSLDRLEDLLTRLSGHDLGIGRFTGEDGRLRVTIPVPDWERYVRTAVDDLLFSAAGSPMALRRMHDLLDRLAERIPESRREVVRERLQWVDRTGRERYPLLWAGAGVPSAAGRGAPSAAGPDAPSAEPNSPSPGRA; encoded by the coding sequence ATGTCCGGCTCGGCCGACGACCCCGCACGGCTCCGCACCCGGGAACGCCGCCACGGGCGGCGTGCGATCTTCCGCCCTCCCCCGCGCGCGATGCGCAGGGATCTGGCCCAGCTCGTCTGCGCGGTCGGCGGATTGGCCCTGGGGGTGGCCCTCCCCAGGTTCTCGCTGGGACCCGAGGTGGACGCCGGGCCCGTGGTGACGCTCCTGTTCACCCTCGGGTTCGGTGTCATCAGCCTGGTGAGCATCATCTACTCGATGCTGTTCCTGGTGATCCAGTTCTCCGCCAGCACCTTCACCCCACGCCTCGGCCTCTTCCGGGACGACCCGATCGTGTGGCGCACCTTCGCCTTCACCGTCGGCGTGTTCGTCTTCAGCATCACCTCGGGCCTGGCCATCGGTGCCCGCCGGACGGCCGTCTCGACCCTCGTTCCGGGTACCGCCATGGTGCTCACCCTGATCGCGCTCACCCTCATGCGGACCCTGCAGACGAGGGCCTTCCACTCGATCCAGCTCGGTCATTCCCTGACCGCGATCGCCACCCGCGCGCACCGGCTGTTCGACGAGCTGTACGTCAGGCCGTACGACCCGGAAGCGGCGACGGCCGCGGCGACGGCCGCGCCCGAACCGCCCCCGGGCGCAGGCACCACCGCCGTACGGTGGTCCGGCCCGGCGGTGGTGGTGCAGCGGATGGACGTACGCGCCCTGGTCGGTCTGGCCGAGCGGCACGACTGCTCCCTCGCCTTCCTCGTCGCCCCGGGAGCGACCGTGTCCCGGGGCGTGACGCTCGCGGAGGTGACCGGCGGCGAGCTGTCCGAGGCGGCTCTGCGCGACGCTCTGGAGACCGGGGTCGAGCGCACCTTCGACCAGGACCCCGATCTGCCCTTCAGGCTCCTCGCCGACATCGCCCTGCGCGCGCTCTCCCCGGCGATCAACGACCCGGCCACGGCGGCGGACAGCCTGGACCGCCTCGAGGACCTGCTGACCCGGCTCTCCGGCCACGACCTGGGCATCGGCCGGTTCACCGGCGAGGACGGCCGGTTGCGGGTGACGATCCCGGTGCCGGACTGGGAGCGGTACGTCCGCACGGCCGTCGACGACCTCCTCTTCTCCGCCGCCGGTTCCCCGATGGCCCTGCGCAGGATGCACGACCTGCTGGACCGGCTCGCGGAGCGGATCCCGGAGAGCCGGCGCGAGGTCGTACGGGAGCGCCTCCAGTGGGTGGACCGGACGGGCCGGGAGAGGTATCCGCTGCTCTGGGCCGGTGCCGGGGTGCCGTCAGCAGCGGGACGGGGAGCGCCGTCGGCAGCGGGACCGGACGCGCCGTCAGCGGAACCGAACAGCCCCTCCCCCGGCCGCGCGTGA
- a CDS encoding ABC transporter permease, translating into MTTPDIQAPSGTRPFERTAEPASAAFTDLLAAEWIKMRSLRSTYWVLALSAVVAIAINVNAVHSDLPYIDQPHPLVPGEPAYTYDPLFHGLSSIAADVMALAAAAFGAITVFGEYATGMIRTTFAAVPDRRAVITAKVVLVTATTLLLGVLVSVSSFFTVNAMLSSRHVGLSIHDPGCLRAVAAYALVVPVCALTGMAFGAVLRHATASIVAVVGLLFLMPLLFGGDRYRFLKEIGNHLPLAAQARLALNPDSPTSLGSHPGTVTGSWIALAGWALVSVITAVTVVRRRDV; encoded by the coding sequence ATGACCACACCGGACATCCAGGCTCCGTCCGGCACCAGGCCGTTCGAGCGGACGGCCGAGCCCGCGTCGGCCGCCTTCACCGATCTGCTCGCCGCCGAGTGGATCAAGATGCGGTCGCTCAGGTCGACCTACTGGGTGCTCGCCCTCAGCGCCGTCGTGGCGATCGCGATCAACGTGAACGCCGTCCACTCCGACCTGCCGTACATCGACCAGCCGCATCCCCTGGTTCCCGGCGAACCCGCCTACACGTACGACCCGTTGTTCCACGGCCTGAGCAGCATCGCCGCCGACGTCATGGCCCTGGCCGCGGCCGCGTTCGGGGCCATCACCGTCTTCGGCGAATACGCGACCGGGATGATCCGCACCACCTTCGCCGCCGTTCCCGACCGGCGCGCGGTGATCACGGCCAAGGTGGTCCTGGTCACCGCGACCACGCTCCTGCTCGGCGTCCTGGTCTCCGTGAGCTCGTTCTTCACGGTCAACGCGATGCTGTCCTCCCGGCACGTCGGGCTCTCGATCCACGACCCCGGCTGCCTGCGGGCCGTCGCGGCCTACGCACTGGTCGTCCCGGTGTGCGCGCTGACCGGCATGGCGTTCGGGGCCGTCCTGCGCCACGCCACGGCCTCGATCGTCGCGGTCGTGGGCCTGCTCTTCCTGATGCCCCTGCTCTTCGGTGGCGACCGGTACCGGTTCCTGAAGGAGATCGGCAACCACCTGCCGCTCGCCGCCCAGGCCCGGCTGGCCCTGAACCCGGACTCCCCCACCTCCCTGGGTTCCCACCCGGGGACGGTCACCGGCTCCTGGATCGCGCTCGCGGGCTGGGCGCTCGTCTCGGTGATCACGGCCGTGACGGTCGTACGGCGCCGGGACGTCTGA